From the Leishmania mexicana MHOM/GT/2001/U1103 complete genome, chromosome 14 genome, the window CTGCTTGATCGAATCGGCGCTCGGCCGGGTGCACGTCTGTTTTTCACCACAAACCCTTCCAAAGTTGTCGTCAAGCACCAAGCCAGCCAACGCAGACATGTTGCAGACCCTGGTCTCGTCGTCACTCAAGGTGACGCTAAGCTTTTCCCGCGGCGCTTCGGGGCGCCTGCAGAGCTGTCTCCACCGCCTGTGGACCACCCGTCCGTTGGATGTTTTCGATGTAGACCCTCACCAGTACTTTGGAGGCGGATCGCTTGGCACACATAGGATGGCAGGGCGATGTTGCTGTCACCATTCGCATCACCTCTGGGCCAACGGCCAAGCTCATTGGATGCGCTCTTCGCTGATGCACGGAGCCGTCCCTGGTTCGCAGGCCCAAGAGCGGCCGCAGATGCACGGGAAGAAGCACCTGGAAAAGATGACCTTGCCAGGTCCGTCACCCCCCCACACAGCCGTCGAGCACAAAGTTCCCATGGCTGTGCATCCAGGCCCACCGCCGCGTTGTAACGCTGCTCATCGGGCCAGCTGCTGACTTGTCGCGGCCAGAGAATGAAGGTGTCGCCCTACTAAGGAGAGGGTCCGGTGCTGCGCTCGGCGCCATAACGTCTGCTGccagtggggggaggggccttGGCATCGGCGTCTGTCACTGGTAGCGGGGTTACGCCCCATGCACTGCATTGGTTGCTGCCCCTCACTTCATCTCGCCACACAGATCCGCAAAGTGCATCGATTTCACCTGTGCCGTGGGCAAGGGAGTTCCCCCTCCGCTCTTCCTTGGCTACTGGTTAGGCGTCAATGGGCTCGCGCCTCGGGTAAGGCTTGTAGGACGTGCAGAATcacccttcctcctcttcgggCTTCGAAAGCCGAGCACCTGCACGGGAGCAAGATGACGCGTATGCGAGGCGTGGGGAGCACCTGCGTCTTCTCATTCGAATGCTGCCCTCTGCTCGCGGTCATCCCTCGGGGATGCGAGCGCCATTGGAGCGCCCCTGTGCCATCTAGGCGTCGCATGTGAGTGGGGCAGCGTCGTAAGGCGGTGGCCATTGTGTTTGAGGCGGGAAGGCGATGACTGGTACTGCCGtggggcgtgtgcgcagtTTGGCCATGTCAAGCTCACACGCCTTCCATGACAGAGCGGAAATCCCGAACCGACCCGACGTCGCTGACCAGCTTCTCGTACGCCACCGAAGAGACGCGGATGGGCTTCCTCGCGTTCTCTTCATGGTGCTGGAGCTCCAAAGTGCGGGGGCCCGTGAAGGGCGATgtgaggtggaggagaggggggggggactcTCTGATGGCTTCCAACTCGCTTCAAGGCAAGGTGGGCGATTCTCGTCGCTCGTCTTTTCCGCCTCCCGCCAAGGTAGATCAAACTCTGGTCCCTGGCAGGTGCTCCCTGTCTTCTTCCTTTTGCAGGCGTTGCATGATGGCTGCGTTTGGGGTGCAACAACTCGACCGATCGGAGTCTTCCCAAtgggtgtggggtggggaaggggaagtCCCGCCAACGAACCTTCTGTGATGCTGTCCTGATTGAAGGGCATGTGGACCTCATAAAGCTCAGCGACCGGCAGAGTGGTGGCGTTTTTGTATGTAGGATAACGAGTCCATGCGCCGGTGAGATGCGAGTATtttgctttcctttttttctcggATTACACTGCTGCCAGAATCTCCCCGGGTGTGGGTGAGGAACGCCAACATGGTGCACACgatgcggcgtgtgtgtgtgtgtgtggtgtgcatgtgtgtgaggtgggggtgggggttgAGGAACcagagggagaagacgagAGGCGAGGTATATCACTACTCACCTGTCTTTGGTACACTTATTATCCTAGTACACATGTACACATTCCCAGAGACACAAGCGGACACAAGGCATTGCGTGTGGCGCGTTGTTGCTTCTCGCCAGCGCACTTACCTCTTCCGCTGTGAGGCTGTCCATCGGAAAAGTAGCAAACAACAAGAAGATTAAGACAACAAATTAcagcgcaggcgcacacggtcGTGAGGGTCCACTTCGACCACCAGCGCCAAcgagagggaaggaaaggtgcaaaaaaaaacagaagaggaTGGCCGCTCCTCGTCCTTCCCGTGCTGCGCATGAGTGCATCGCACTTCGCCTGCCTGTCTGCCggtctgcctgtgtgtgtgtgtgtgtgtgtatatatatgccTGTGTATCAGCCGAAGCACGCGAGCGCGAGCATCTTGCCCCTTTTTCCTCTGTTTCCCTTCTTCCAGGTGATGCTCTTACCCACGTGGGTAGCAAGCACaaggagcgcgcgcgcgaacCAGGAGTGTGTGGGAGAGACGAAGGGGGCGGCCATTTCTCCAGCTGCCCTTTCTCTGGTCGTCGGGTTCTCGCTCACTGCTTCTTCATGACTGCACCGTTGCAGCCCATCTTTATACCATCTACGGGCTTCCCGTTTTGATggagtgccgctgccggcgtctcCCTCTTCCGGCACTTGGTCGTCGCCCCCTTCTTCATGTAGAGGTGCACAAAGAGCGTCGCGAAGAGCACAAAGTAGCTGCCGTACATGCACAGCCCCATGCGAATCGTGCGGTGGTcaacgccgcagccgcgctcACTGATGTAGCCGTAGTAGAAGGTGTAGAGAACGATGATCGTGCCCACGaccatctgcagcagctgcgccccCGTAATGAACGGCGCGATCGGCCGAATGAACTTGCGCATGCCCAGAGAGCAGAGGAAGTAGTAGAAGTACATGACAGTGTGCACGGCGTAGTTCATGCTGGCGAACCATACGCCGCTGGCAATAAGCGTGTAGCCAGCGTACCAGCAGAAGACCGTCACCGTGAGGTGGTGGTACCAGTGCAAGAAGATGATCGGCTTCTTCGTGAGAACGAGGAAGACCGTGTCAAACATCTCTGGAATCTTGCTAAGTAGAAACGCGAAGAGCCAGAAGGTCAGCTCGCCGTCGTAGAGGTTCTTGTCGAGGTAGCAGGTCGTCTCGTACATGCCACGCTCCTCTAGCGAGTGCATGAGCATGATGCCAACGCCGATCGTGCCACACAAGGAAAGAAAGGAGAGCGCCAGATTCCACGCGGCAACGAGGTACTTCAGCCGATACGGCTCGCGGTTCTCCATCGCCTTGGGGCCGAGGAAGACTATGAGCACGTACAGCACTTCGCTGTAGACGAGGATGTCGAAGTAGTCATCAAAGAAGGTCTCCGCTATATCGCCGACGAATTGGCTCGGCAGACCACCGAggttcagcagcgcctgcagcaccgcgggCGCCATCCTTTTTGGGAGACTATGGAGTCGACGTGCGTATAAGATAgacgtatatatatatatatacaacATACATATGTATATGCcttgtgtgtgagtgtgcgtgcgtgcgtgctggtgtGATTCACCAGTGCTCGTGTGGCGCAGAGAGGAAGGTGAGCAGACGCGACCGCTGgtttgtgccgctgctgacggctTCCCCTGTGTTCTGCGCAGATCAGACTCGATCTGCGCCGACGCCTCGATGTGTTCGCCCGGACGTcgacaacacacacacacacacacacgcacgcgagcgcacacagaggaaagagagggaagcgagAGGAGAGCCGCCTCTCCAGGGTCCCTATATGAcgacggagggggagggggagggagaaatCTTATGGTGCCGCAGGGAGAAAAAGGGCGCGTGCGTATCCGTgtgagcgagcgagaggggcgTCAGAGGAATCCCTTAAGCCGTGAATGCAGCCAAACCGGCAGGCAACAACAGACACGcaacaacgaggaggagggattGGTGGAGGGAGTCGGCAAGGAAACAAATGACGGGGAAAAGCGAagaaaataataataataaaatGCGACGGAgacttctcctcccctccaacaacaaaaaaaaaccaAAGAATGAAACACAACGAGGTGAAGTGAGAGGGAGGACGTCGTCAGCAGGAAACAGCTTGTATGCGGGCGTTGTGCTACAGGTGCTCGCAACGTCACGCGACCTCGCACGATTCGTGACTCTACGACCGTCAGCAAAACAGAGGAAAAACCCCCAAAgaagaaacaacaacagacctcctctcccccccaaaaaaaaaacaaaaaaataatccagacacccacacacacccacacacacccacacacacacccacacacacacacacacagagacacacacacacacccacacacacacacacacagagacacacacacacacccacacacacccacacacacacacagagacacacacacagacacacaagaaaGGGGCTTTTAGCACACAATTCCTTCTGCCGAGGCTGttatgtatgtatgtatcgacacgtgcgtgcgcgcgcgcgtgtgcggttCTCCTCTCTTAAAGGGTACAGAGGCCAATCGTCGACCGTGCGCTGTGAGCGTGGTGGGTTGggcgcgtgcacggcgtGCGCCAGCGAGACACACTACCACAACGGCAACCTAACAGAAACAATTcaaaaaacagaaaacaccaccaccacctttcTCCCACACACTAGTAAACAGAGGCAGAACAAATGACGGCAAGAGAGATGGGATGGGCTGAGGGTCAGTCGGACGAACGACAACGACAGAGCGGGAGCGAGCAAGAGAGGTGAGATGCCACTTGATGAACGCCAGTTCGGCTGCCTTGTGCGTGGTGCGTACGTATGTCCATGAACAGCTGTGATGCCGAGGGAcaaggagggagaagacCCAGCAtttaaaaaaaaacagttgtgaggggggggagggagggatgggcagaggaagggggttgtgcatgtgcatgagACGGAGACATGAGTACAAGGACACAGAGGCGCTCCAGTTCCATACGCTTGTTGTCACTGCGGGATTCTGAGCCCCGGGTAGAGAGACGGCCACCAGGACTTGAGCTCCGTGCTCTTGTGAGTGAGTAGAGCGTACAAAGGCGCTTGTTGGAGTGCCGTGGCCCCTGGGAGCCACGCCAGCATCCCCGTTGTCCAGCTCCTGGCAGCGTGAACCGCCTTGTGTCTACCGTGGCGCGTCCACGGTGGACTGTGAGGGTCACACCGTGTCTGCATCACACGAATGCGCACTCGCCATTTGCCGTCTCTTGCTGCTTGCATGCttccgtttttcttttttaaATATAAATGCTTGCTACCCGCATCGTCGTTTCGTGATTATGAGCTTCCCCGCCAACGGGAACATGGGCGCCAACGCGCATAGCTGGCGAGAGGGTGTGGGGAgtggggagtggggaggCGAGAAAGGGATAGGCCGATCGCACACCGACGCGCGCACTTTAAGGCGCGCTTGAGCAGGTTAGCTAGTTCGTGTCCGCGTCGTAGGGATCCGCATCTCCgaccggcgcagcagaggcggcagcggcataGGCAGACCGCTTGGCTCGAGCACGAATCGACGGCACTGTTTGGGTGGGTGTCACAGGGCTGCCCTTAACCTCCATCTCGGCTCTGCAtggacgaggcggcagccCTGGTGAACCGGTCCTCGATGATACACTGCCAACAGAGCCTGGCCCGCCTCTTCCAGCGCGCACCTCTGGGGAGCAGCTGGCCTCCTTGCTTGGTTCATGACTGTGAAGCGGAGACCGCGACGACACCTGCTTCCTctgttggtgctgctgcaagGTCTGCTCCTGGCGACGTCTTCGCCGACCCGTCTTCTTGGCCTTGcgacgttgctgctgctcagcacgTGATGCTTCATCTGTGTTCCCATCTCTGTTTCTGCTCTCTGTGCGTCGCCGCGGGTGATCCTCATCGGCGTCCTTGTCAGCATCCTCGTTGTCACTGTTCGGTCGCAAGCGCTTCCGCGGCTGCATCACCCGCATGGATggcgtctgccgctgctgctcatcatCCTCGCTCGACGCAAAGGGAAGGGGttggcggcagccgtgggAATTGACTCCCCTTTCGACGtccgagctgctgctcgaggggctttcctcatcctcctcgtccttctcATTCGCTGGCGGCTTGTCGCTCCAGCGCCCAGGGGGTGATGTTCGTCTGTCCtgctcgcctccgccgctcACGCGCTCCGCACGACGGGCAGTTCCCTttcccgccaccacccccgcTCCTTGCGAGAAAGTAGTGGCTCTGACGCACGACTCCTGCCACGCCACCTCTGATGGCGGCAAGGTGAAGTTGTCACCGACGCCGTCCTCGACCActaccgcagccgcaccagcgccaccactgccactgccacgCACGTCGCCAAAGGTgtgcttgctgctgcgctgcttaCTCGGGTTTACGCTGCCGCTGAGACCAGATGCGCTCTTCTGTGCCGACTTGAGGCGTACGCTggactgctgcggcggtgaacgatgctgctgctgccgttgcgggCTGAGGCGGCTCGACTGCGACGACGAgacgggggagagggacggTGACGGCCGGGGTGAGCCACCATCACCCGCGGCGCCTTCGCCACGTtgtcgcggctgcggcacagCTGCTCGAATGGGCGGGGACACTTGGTGGCAGTGCGGTGGCGAGCGTtgggcagcagtggtgcCACTATCGCCGCCAACTGGTTTCGGTGGCAGCAAGGGAGACGCGAgccgcggcggaggggagagacgcAGCGGTGTGGAAAAGCCGACACCCACcgcggtggctgcggcaTGCGCCGGGGTGAGAGGGCTCCCGTTGTGCAACTTCGGCGACcgcacggcagccgccgcagtcgccaCCTTTGGCAGCTTCCCTTctgcggccagctggagcaGTGCGATCCTCCGTCGCTCGTAGGTGCTGATGAAGGTGTagaggcggcgcagacgtcGGCGGCATTCCTCGGCGTCGAACACGTTGAAGGGCTTGTGCGTGATGAGGGCATCACTGGACAACTCCAAAGAACCAGCTCCCTTGCCCGTGTCCACGCTACAACCGTCACCTCGCCGCGTggaccgcgacgccgtcgttgGCCCTGGCCATCGAGCACGCCGAtccggcggcgacgccctgcgccgcctgccgctccggGTGGTCGACtcggcctcgtcctcgtcctcgtcgttgtCTCCACCGCTGGTGGACAGGAGTGACGCTGAGAGGTCTGTTGCTGCCCCGAGCAGTACTTCCCAGTACGTCGGCAGAGCCTGCCGAAGGAGGCGCATGACGTCGTCGCACCGCTGGCGCTCCATATTGGCTTCGGTCGCCCTCTTCTTCAtcctctcctgctgctcgtTGCCGTCCCCGTCGGTGAAAGCCTTCGGCAGGCCGCGATCCTCATCGTcactgccgtcgtcgccgccctcgtcttcgttgtcgtcgtcgttctcGCCCCGaccgcgccgtcggcgccgctgtcccTTGAGggactgctgctgttgtcgtGTGCCTAACAGCAGGTTCGACGTGAGCTTTGTGATGTcggccgtgctctccgcTAACTCCAGGTCCGGCAGTGGCAGCCCATCGGCGACGCATACATCCCgcgccctccagctgccaccgccgccgcctttttTACTGTTCGCGGATgaatgctgctgctgctgcgctcctgCGGTGGGAGCCAGACTCacctcaccaccgccgccgctgcaactGCTGGGTGTGTACCCCGGGGGCGGGGTGCGCAGGCGATGTGCTGTCGGCGTCGAGACGGCGTTGTGGGAGGATGTAAAGGCCGAGATGGCCGTCGAAGAGCGCAGAATGGGGCTGCGAATAGGTGCCATAGATGGCGGGGTCATTGTGTAGGGCTGCCGTGCTAGCGGCGGCGAAAAACTGCGAGGCCGGCCGTTGTTGTACCGCAcccctccgccaccaccaccgccgcaggACGCGGCAAAGGCAGAGGAAACGCCACCAAGGGGTGCGTTGGTCGAGGCCGACACTGCCAAGAACTTCGACTTGGGGCTGTGTGAAAGCTTCGGCGTGCCAGGATGACTGTTGCGATAAGCTGGCGGTGTCCAGCTAGAGGCTGCCGCACTGCCAAAgccctgctgcagcgcgtccacCTCCCCTTGCACACGCTGCTCCCCTTCGTCCACATaaagcagctcctccacccaGTTGCTgagtgctgcagcggtgctgctcacagctgccgccgcggccgacTCCGCAAGGCGCAGGTGGATCAGCTCTAGGAGCCCCACCAGCGACGCGTACATCGCCACGACGCGGTCTTCAGAGAGCCCTGCGAGGAGCGACACGTGCGGCAGGCAAAGGTAGTTCCACTGTAGATCGCGACGCAGCTGTTGCACATCCAGGGGTGGCGCTGAGGCCAGCAGCGTCTCTGCGTCACCGCACCCCAGCAGCGTCGGCCCCATCGAGATCAGttggccgccggcgccgccaaaAAAGGACGGGaactgctgcagctgacgAGCGACGGTGCTGGCGTGCTCGCGGATGGAGGCGAGTGCGTCGAGGCGCGACGCCAGCATCGGTACTCGCATGCGGcgccgcacgcgtgcacacttGTCGAGGCAGCGAACAACGTTCCCCCATGGGTCACCGACAGACGCAGTGCTGATACCCAGCGCCATCTCCATCACCAACCGTGTCGCCTCcgtctccaccgccgccacgactGGGGGCACGATGTGCATGCTCAGGTGGTCGACATGCTTCTCCTTGGCGTTCATGTAACACAGGGACATGCGATTTGTGTACCGGTTCAGCGTGATTGTCTTGCGACCGGACCGCAGGCACGTGAAGATGGCGAGGCCTTCTTGCCAGAGGACGCTCGACAGGAAGTAGACGCCGTTGAAGTGCTTTTCGACCTCGTCCGTGACGCGGAGAACAAAGTTCAACTGGTACAGCTGTGGGGCCTGATGCTTGCGGAGAACGCGCTGCACCAGCCGCGTCAGCGCCGCTTGCCGGTCCCGTGTGGAGTTCTGCGCATCGTTCagctggtgcagcgccgTGAGCAGTGGCAGGCGGTCGCCGGAGTGCAGGGCCAGGTACGTGCACATCCACGACGACGTCAGCGGTGACAGACGCCGGGCCAGCGGCATGACGTCGTAGGCGccacgcagcaccgccgtgcgcagcGTGGCGACGAAGCCACTCGCGGGTCCTTGGTAGATGCCGCTGCGTAGCGCCATGTCCGCCAACTCCATTGGGGTCATGCGGAACACCGCCGCAAACACGTGCAGGAGCGCGTTCGCACACGGAGAGGTGAGGATCCACTCGAAGCGCTTGTAGAAGGGCGAGGTGGTCGTCGTGAGGAAGAGCTGCTTGGCGCGGTCAACGTTGCCATCGTgccggcgcgtgtgccgctcgGCCGCGGCTAGCAGTTGCAGGTCTTTCATGCCTGCCAACTCAGTCAGCGTCTTCTCCCACGAGGCCAAGATGCGGTGGCGGTCTTGCGCTGCATCACCGTcggctgcgccgtcgccgctatCCTGCCTCTTCTCTGTCGTCACGACGTACTGGTGATAGCTGTGCGCATCGCGGTACGCTCTGCGCGTGGGGTACAGCCCGAGGGCGTCGAGCCACATCCCAATACGCTGCGCgttctgcgccgctgccgcaggcgaggtggaggagacggcgatCGGCTGCGCATCCACCCGCCGCGCGAGCTCGAGGGCGACGATCATTGCTGTGTGCTCTGGGCAGAGCCCTGATACACCTGCCGCCGCGAATGGCACGGGACAGAGCGGCTCGATCTTGTCCTTCAGCGCCTTCATTGTCTCCACGCGTCCTGGAACGCGCCCCGGGTGCCACAGCACACTCGGCACGCCGTAcgcggcggccaccgtgAAGACGttctgcaggtgctgcagcgacaccTCGGTCGACTCAAAGAAGGATGGCGCGGAAACGCCGAGGAGGGCGCCGATCAACTCCACGTCCACCCACTGCAGCTCCACGTCAGCGCAGGGGGCCTCTGCCCCCGCCGCCTTGTGCGGCGCACGGTACTGGCTAGTTTCCACTGTTGCCGACGCTGTGGCTCCTACGGGTGCTGCGGAGGCCGGGATACGCCCGGCTAGGCAGAATAGCGGGAACAGCGACACAaagcgatggaggaggaggcttAGATACAAGGCAGCTGCCCGAAGGCCGGGTGCCGTGCCGCGCGGGAGCCCGGGGGTCGTCAACAGAGTCCCCATGTCGTACGCCGCCCGGAGAACCATCGGCAGCGACTCGCCCGCCGGTAGGAgaacgctgctgctgctgcctgccCCTCCACCTGCTCCTGTGCTGGCAGCGTTGctggccgctgcgccgccatgcTGCTCAGCGCGAtggctgccgccggcggAAGATGGAAAGACACCTGCATGAGTGCCTGCTCCTTTGGTCGACGATGACGCCGGGGCACGCTGGCTAGCTGgcctcgctgcgccgtccaggCGGTTGCCTGAGCCGCCAGCGCTGGCCGCCGAGATGGGCCCTGCTGGCTCTAAGAGGGGAATGCGCTGCAACCACTCGTAGAAGAAGATGTACGCGTCGATggggccaccgccgcctgcaccgctgccgctgctgccgggcTGCTTCCCTGCACGGGCGCGGCCTCCAACGGCAGCAAAGCCGCcagtgtcgtcgtcgtcgtcgtcgccgctgtcctcCATGCCGGCCTGAtcctgcttcgccgccgtcgtgtcCTCCACAATGGCGTTGCTGCGAGTcgtgccagcgccgctcaAGCAGAAGGCGCACTGGAACTCGACGTCGCCGGACGGCATCCACGCGTCCTGCATGCCGCATTTCGTGCAGCTCGGCGGTCGATAGGACCACCAAACGATATACTCGATCTTGTCGTAGAGTCGCCACGTCGTGGCGGTCCACGGGTCGGCAAACACGTCAACGAAGGCACCGTGCAGAACGGCGTGAtcagccggtgctgctgcagctgggtCGGGCTGGGGATGATTGAGACGGTGATGGGGgtggccgacgccgccgtccacAAGGTAGGACGAGGGATCGTCGTCTTGGTAAGGTGGTGCGGCAACCGGTAACGGGGGCGCCTGCGCATCACGCAGCGTCccagggaaggaggaggcggcggagaggccgccgcccgcgcctCCGTTTGAGAGCGGTGTGGACGCATAAGCTTTCGCGCAGCTTTCGCTGTTCGAGAGACTCACTGACGTCGGCGTCGATGAAGCGCTGAGTGGCCAACTCTGCTCCCCCACTGAGGCGGGCGTTGCTGACGgctgtgcgtgctgctgcgtgacGGCGCTGATTAAATTGCGCAcaagcgcctccagctctaGCAGCTGATtgcgcgtcagcggcgtGATGCGCTGCGACATGGCGTGTGCGCCAGTGTGTACTGCTAAAAAAAaatgcgcgtgcgcgcgtatGCTCTTGCTGGCGAGGTTACGCGTGCGTCGCCGTGTCGAGGATGCCGATCGAGATGGCAACGCACATTCGAGGTGCCAAGAGTTGACACGGGCGTAggtcaacacacacacagagagagagggagagggagagatgcgGCAAAAGGCAAGCCCAGTGCGTCATTAGCGTGCGGAAAACAAGACCCCATGCAGCCACATGTCGATGATGCTTGGCGTGCGCATACAGAGAGGCCCAAGGTAGAGGACAAGGTCTATGCTTCTGGAAGGACCTCTACACCGACGCAGGTCGGCATCTTTTGGCCGCTCTTcccgttcttttttttttgttcagctccctctccccttctgaGCCGCCCCCCACCGGAAAAAATGTGCGATGCGgtgcgcccccctcccccgcgcaggggaggggacgggagggggtggggcgtcATCTCTCCCATTCCTTTCGCGATTTCGCTTTTGCAGAGAAGACCAGTAcgcgtgtgtccgtgtgctcCTGTGCACctacgcccccccccccaaccgTCCACTGttcaccaccacgacgacacacccacccacccacacacacaacaccaGCACTTTCGTAGACACTCAACAcagccccccctcccctcccctccccaaaggcgaagaaggggAAATAGAGCGAGGAGGGAGTGCACGCGGGATAAGGTGACGTGGacgagacggcgctgctgcacaacgCCATTCGCGCACGGCATTACGGcgctctcacacacacacacacacacacgtatatatatatatatgcatgtgtgtgtagaTAGATAAAACAGAGAGGACAGACCGGGAACGGGTGAGGtagggggaggtgagggggaggaggaggaggctgaaGGCGGCGAGATAAAAGGTACCATCATCCTTGTCGCTTGTcagcacccccaccctccacTACATGTAGGCGAGGCTTCGTGTGCACCGGGACTCGCTTCAGAGCTGCCGAAGCCTCGTAGGTCCAGCGTCTTCTTGGCATGTGAagacggcggccgctgcaccCAGCCGGCCGAAGGAGAGGCACCGGTATATCCGCTCATCACCCGCGTCGACACCACGTGCGACAGTGACGATGACGCACCCTCTCCGTCGGGGTAGCCGCGGGGTCCCTCGGCGCTATCTGTGCCATTCACCGAAGAGGCAGGGACaccggctgctgccgtcTGCATCTGCGCCTCTCGCACTGAGGCACCGCTGAcgtggctgctgcacctTCTCTGATAACTGCCGGAGAAAGTGACGTTGTTATGCAGAGATGCTGCATGTACAGCATCTACAGCGAGTATGAGGTGCGTGAAGGCCTCCAGCACTCCTTTTCCCGATAGCGCCGACGTCATAAAGTTTCGCATGCCCATTGCGTGTGAGATGCGATCCGcttcctcctgcagcgcctcgagcGAGCCCGCAGTCGCTGATGTTGCGGCTGCGTTCCCGTCAAGAAAGTCCAGCTTAGCACCAAtgacgacgcacacgcagtcGTCGCGCGCCAGCTGTGTCACCTGCGCTGCCCAACGCGGCACGCTCAGCAGTGACTCGTGCCGTGTCACATCGTAGACGATGATGGCCCCGACCGCGTTGCGGTAGAAGGCGTTGCTGATGACGCCGGCGTTGCGCTCCTGGCCGGCAGTATCCCAGAGCTGCAGTACAACTGTCTCGGTGACGCCGACCAGCCCAGATGGAATGACGACCTCCCGAGAGCAGAACTCCACCCCGATCGTGGGGGGCAGCACCGGGTCGTACTCGTTGTAGCAGTACCGGTGCATGAGACTCGACTTGCCCACGCCTGCCTCGCCGACGATGAGCACCTTGTACGTCCGCAGAAATTCGCTGTGGCGGCCGACCGCGGACGGCATGAGCAGCGCCCCGCCAGTGTTTGCGAGTACATCACTGCCCGCCGAGGTGCGAAGAGGACGCGGGCTGGCGACGTGGGCACttgcaggcggtgcagctgcatcCGTGCCCAAGGAGGTTGAGGGGCCACCCAAGGACACAGCGGGAGAGGCGACGGCGTAGGATGCCGTGACCAgcgaggaaggcggcgcaccAATCGCCGACGTCCGGTGGGCGGTTGCTACGCTCTCCATGCCACGCAAGTTGTCAGCGTCGCGGGCTTCATCCTGCTTGTCCATCGACTCCTGCGATGCATAcggatgggggggggacggctGAGCTTGTATGCAGCGCCGTTTCTCTtccgaggaggagaggcaggtaggtgaggtgggtggggggcgcGCTGAGGATTGGATCAAGTAAAGACCATCGAGTACGAgtggatggcggtggtggtggtggtggtggtggtggtgtgtgtgtgggggggggtggggaggagagaggaggtggggtggggctgGGGACGTGTTGAGGATACGCAATATGCGAAGACGTTCAGACGTCAATGATATTTGGTCGACAGCAGTGGAAGGACAGTGGACGGGGGTGGAGAATGCGCGCAAGCGCCGGGGACCACACGGAcaacggaaaagaaaaaaaatatgGTT encodes:
- a CDS encoding putative fatty acid elongase is translated as MAPAVLQALLNLGGLPSQFVGDIAETFFDDYFDILVYSEVLYVLIVFLGPKAMENREPYRLKYLVAAWNLALSFLSLCGTIGVGIMLMHSLEERGMYETTCYLDKNLYDGELTFWLFAFLLSKIPEMFDTVFLVLTKKPIIFLHWYHHLTVTVFCWYAGYTLIASGVWFASMNYAVHTVMYFYYFLCSLGMRKFIRPIAPFITGAQLLQMVVGTIIVLYTFYYGYISERGCGVDHRTIRMGLCMYGSYFVLFATLFVHLYMKKGATTKCRKRETPAAALHQNGKPVDGIKMGCNGAVMKKQ
- a CDS encoding guanine nucleotide-binding protein-like protein, producing MDKQDEARDADNLRGMESVATAHRTSAIGAPPSSLVTASYAVASPAVSLGGPSTSLGTDAAAPPASAHVASPRPLRTSAGSDVLANTGGALLMPSAVGRHSEFLRTYKVLIVGEAGVGKSSLMHRYCYNEYDPVLPPTIGVEFCSREVVIPSGLVGVTETVVLQLWDTAGQERNAGVISNAFYRNAVGAIIVYDVTRHESLLSVPRWAAQVTQLARDDCVCVVIGAKLDFLDGNAAATSATAGSLEALQEEADRISHAMGMRNFMTSALSGKGVLEAFTHLILAVDAVHAASLHNNVTFSGSYQRRCSSHVSGASVREAQMQTAAAGVPASSVNGTDSAEGPRGYPDGEGASSSLSHVVSTRVMSGYTGASPSAGWVQRPPSSHAKKTLDLRGFGSSEASPGAHEASPTCSGGWGC